Genomic segment of Hydra vulgaris chromosome 08, alternate assembly HydraT2T_AEP:
AGTTCATGATATagctgtttttaatattttgatataaaatataaatattccatagttaaaaatattggaCATTTTATACCTAAGAGACCGTCAGTACCCAGCTAGCACGTTGATAAAACGTTAGAGCAATGTTGCTCGTTGCATTGGCCCAACATCGATcaccaacgttgtttttatatcattttggttacaaatgcgacgtcgccaacgaccaaaaaacaacattggccaaacgttgtattttaagtcaGCATTGcgtaatattttaagtttattcaGCATTGTATTTTACGTTGGAacaacgttgtattttacgTTGATTTTTAGGTTTGTTGTACCTTATATTTACGTTTGCGCAACGTTATATGTAActtttattggaattaaattcatttgtttttacgGCTAATTGCCATTCAGAGaccacattaccaaggcccgcaaTGACGAGTTCAGCTCATTAGAGAGCATCAAAACCCGCTTCGCAGACCAAGAGTAAGTGATTTAAAGAAGACCGAAGGAATTAGAGTGAAAGTCAGAAGAAatcgagttagaaagatagcgtACAGAAAGTGGACAGATATTGCACTAGATGTTAGAATGTGCATTATTAATTTCCATAtgataattttaacattattgaaatttatagatGATTTAACATTGCTGACGGTGTTTGATTACACTTCTATGAAAGTTCTATTAAACAGACATTACTCATGTTTGTTTTGCTTATGGCTTGATATTTCGTTATATAAGAAGGAGAAAAGTTtattaccaaaatatatttcaataatcaactaaaatatttagatgAAAAGTAATTCTtacaaattatacaaatatatatttgtatatctgcTTTTTTTCGGTGCAAACACAACGTTGATCCAGTGTAAATAATCCAACGTTATTCCAATGTATATAGAgcaacgttgattcaatgtatataatctAATGTTGATCCATACAGATTGGATTAACGTTGGGTTATAAACATTGGATAAATGTTAATCCATATAAATTGAATTAATGTGGAGTTATACACATTTGGTCAATGTTGATCCATATACGTTGGGTCAACATTGATTGCTATACAATGGATAATTGGGTTTAAATCGGAAAAACAACCAgcttttgcgatgtttttacatgcGCTGGATCAATATAATTttcctaattatttttaatcacaTTGTTATAAAGGTTATAATTAATATACGACAAAACTAACAATGGATCAAGGTTGTATTTGCATTGGAGATTTACATACGTTGTATTATAgtaaatacatatgtatatatatatatagctcgtaattaattaattcttaataaacaaagtaaattaagTCAGGACATAACAATGAGATCAtactttgaattattttgaaaagctaactttattttcaactttttttgaaaccaaaaaaagtttcattgaagacttttttcttttactttctCGAAAATGTTGCAACTGGAGAGTAAGAGAGCTATGCGATAGCTCATAAATACTTTGCTTAATAAAGCATTTCTGTCTAGATAGCTTCAATAATGTGTcgtgacaaaaaaattttaagaaaaattgcgTGATTTCTTTGCGATAGATGTTGTGCATTTGTGagtaaataaatacatttgcGCAGCTGTTTGCTGTGTGAAGAAGTTTTAACCATGCATTCAGCTCAAGCAGCATTGGCGACCGATAAATAccttcttttttaacaatccACGATAATGTATGTATTAAAACGAGAACCTCTTTaggaaaaacaagaaaaaagaaaactaaattcATTAACAGCAAAacatacaaagtttttttagacTTCTTATGAAATCTTTGTCGTTGCTCACTTGAAAACGACTTTTCTCGACATTTTTTAAGAGTTAGCATTATTTGTACAGTTGtaaagctaaaaattaaaacacaaaaaacaaaacgaaaaaaaatcgTTAAACAGGTGGGTATTGCATAAGAATACTTTTTAACATTGGATACTTGACAGGTAATGTAATCATTGTTTGGAATTACCTCTAAcgataaaacataatttaaatgcaTGCATATTGACACAACTATACCCCCTGTGAAGGCTATTGTTATAGTTTTCCAAGATAAAGCAGAACCCATTAAAGGAGATATTATTGCTAGGTACCGatcaattgcaaaaattaacAGCACTACAATTGATATTGAAGACATTATTGAACCTAAGGCAGGTAGAATCTTGCAACTATGTATGCCAAAGTGCCAAACTTGATATCGAGTAAATGTATAATACATATACAACGGTGGATTTAAACAAGATGACAAAAAGTCAGCAAAACCTAAATATAGAATTAGCCAATCAGCCGTTACCCGAGGTTTTGACTTTCTTTTGTAACCAAATACGTATATAACAAATGCGTTTCCAACAACAcccgttaaaaatattaatccaAAAGCAACAACTAAAATCCATTCTGATGTCTTCAGTGGAGTAGTTAATGCATTCTCTgagattttcattttgtttgtgtttttctgattttcaattattatgtttttaactgttttacagataaaaaaagTCGTACAGATAAAAATACAGGtaaaatttaatgctttaaaaagcTTCAAAAAGTGTCATGTTATGGAcactttacaaatatataaagttgTGTCATTGTATGGAAactagtttattaaaataacatctgtgtaatatagtttaattaaataaattataatttaacttcattagcagaattttatataattaaacattataTTGTTACATGTAGATGCACATGCTTTTCTACTAtcgaaaaaattaaacatttaatagtaaacagttgttaaaaaaagcCAATAAAACGTCGCGCTGAAAGGTGGAGttagaataaacaaaaactaggAAAGACGCCCAATCCATGagatatatgttttaatgacTACTTCCGTATTTGGAATGTCAAAACATTACTATCAATATAAACAGATTAAAACACTGAACCAGATGGTCATTAATGGTTTACTCATGTTTTGCAACATTTATCTTTGTACGTATTTTAACTaaacagttaataataaatccattatactttttgtttatgaatattaacgttgtaataaataaaatatttgaaaaaatattttgctattcAAATATAGgttatattgtataatatatgttttaaatgttagtaatatagttaaattaataattagattgagaaaaaaagaacaacCATAAGGAATTTTAATAGCAAAATAAAGAATCTATATATACTTTACCA
This window contains:
- the LOC124817954 gene encoding C5a anaphylatoxin chemotactic receptor 1, which encodes MKISENALTTPLKTSEWILVVAFGLIFLTGVVGNAFVIYVFGYKRKSKPRVTADWLILYLGFADFLSSCLNPPLYMYYTFTRYQVWHFGIHSCKILPALGSIMSSISIVVLLIFAIDRYLAIISPLMGSALSWKTITIAFTGGIVVSICMHLNYVLSLEVIPNNDYITCQVSNVKKYSYAIPTCLTIFFRFVFCVLIFSFTTVQIMLTLKKCREKSFSSEQRQRFHKKSKKTLYVLLLMNLVFFFLVFPKEVLVLIHTLSWIVKKEGIYRSPMLLELNAWLKLLHTANSCANVFIYSQMHNIYRKEITQFFLKFFCHDTLLKLSRQKCFIKQSIYELSHSSLTLQLQHFRESKRKKSSMKLFLVSKKVENKVSFSK